AACCAATAATGTAAATCTTGCATAAACCAGCATATTGAAATAACACTATTTTGGAATATTGCATTGTTGCATCTACTGTATCTAGATGTTCTTGTGTAATCCTAATCCATGCCTGCATGTCCTTTCTATTTTAGTTCAAATGTCCAGTATGTCTGCACTGGAGGCAAGATCAGGCTTGTAAGTCTGAATAGTAAAGTCTTTAAGAAGGGTGGATTAGGAGCCACATTAAGACCATGCATCACAGGTTGCAGACTCGACACACTTCTAAAAATATCAGGATATCCACTAAACTATTTTCAGTATCAGTAACACCAATGCTGCAGGAAGAAAACAAATAGATGGGAATAAAACTTGATTTAATCAAACTATTTTTCCATTAATGACTTTTGCtgcctttaataataataaaaaaaagttccttATTTTCAACCAACATCTTTTGTACTGTGAAACTGTTCATCATCTTAAAAAACAACCGTGTTTAGGAGCAAACCAAAAAAAGAGTTAACTTAACAAAATTCTAAATCAATGAAAAAATTATCTTATGCATATCCATTGTAATTAATATGCAGTTAATAGTGAATcacattcatttgttttgtaaCAAAATGATCGTTATCATCATCTATTCTcggtttatatatttttcataatctaTGCAACCTGACACATAACCACTGCTCAAAAAACAGGTCTGCCACTGCTTGATTACAAACTCTCCCTATACtctattccataaaaaataatCTACTTTACCTGGTAGCTGTGGATCCTTCATGCTGGTGTCTGTCTGAATGAACGTAGAGTACAACACAACAACCTGTCGCTCTACAGTCTTCAATCCTCCAGCAATCACCAGCACTCAATCCAATTAAATGGACGTAAtaatagattagattagataagattcagctttattgtcattgtgcAGTGTACAGGtccaatgaaatgcagttagcatctaaacAGAAGTGCTAATAGCCAATGTATTTAAATAAGAGTAAATACGTACAGTGGGTAGAAAAGAATTACCACCtttaacatataacataataatattttgtgtgaagatcgacacagtttttgttttatcacgctgtatttactcagtgcaattTATAACATCTAGTCTAAAGATATAAAGCCAAAATGtaaggaaaaattaaataaatcaataaataaataaactgaatcaaTGAGTTGGGAAAAAGGATCACCtacttgtgtcagtattttgttgaaccaccttttacTTTAATTACAGTCTTTAGTCTGTTAGGACATGTCtctgtctctactaactttgcataTCTATACTTTGCAATTCATCTTTTACTCTTTCAACCACTCTGTGGTCAGTTTTGCTGtgtagtttttggtcattgtcatgctggaaaGTAAACCTTCTTCCATTGACAACTAACTATCTGTCAGAGGGCAGCAGGTTTTCAAGAATTTGACAATATTTTGCCCtatccatttttccttctatctTGAAAGTGTTCCAGTCCCTTCTTCAGAGAAACACCCCCATAAGGATattaccacctccatgctttacagTAGGAACactgttatttggatggtgagtTGTATTGGATTTCCACCAGACATATTGTTTGGTGTTGAAGCCAAATAATTCAGTTTTAGTTCCATCTGTCTCTGAATCTTCAAGGTATGTTTTTGCAACGCTCAGTCATGACTGCATCTGGCCTTTCTTGAGGAATGGCCTTTTTCTTGCAAACCTCCAATACAAGCAACAAACTTGATTATGGAGTTAGAGCCATGTACAGGTATGCAGTCATGGCTGAAAAGGGAGAAAGAGAACTGGGCTTAGAACACacccctgtggtacgccagtgttcaAGGTGACGATGAAGGAGTTGTAATTGTTAAGCTTTGTACAGTGATTCTGTGTTTCCATGATTGAAGTGAGCACGATAGATGTTCAGTTCACCTGGGAGTGTGGCATTTTTGGTTGGGGGTGTCTATTTGATTGTTTGTAGTCTGTGAGGGCATGAATACCTGTCCACATATGCCGAGGATCATTGTTGTTGAATTTATCCTCAATCCGCTGTTGTAATTAAGTTTAGCAGCTTTAATTCCCCTCTTCAGATTGGCCCTGGATAAACTGTAGGCTTCTTGGTTGCCAGGTTTAAAAGCTGTGTCACGTGCTTTAAGCAGGAGTCCGACTACCATGTTcatccaaggtttctggctgggtaatgttttaattattttatgggTGGATACTTTATCGACACACCTGTTAATGTGGTATAGAATGGTGCTGGTGTAGATACTAATATCTGTGTGTGAGACCAGTGTGGCctgacaaattaatttaaataattagctAGTTTAGCATTAGCATCCGGGGTTACATAAACTGATCAGCAGGAACAGTGAGATTTAGTAATAACAGTATCAGTGCACCAGGCTCTGTTTACTGATGCAAATGCTCCCATCTTTGCTTTTCCCACAGCTGTTCTATCAGCTCTGTAGATGTAGCGTGCTTCTAGCTCAATCACACTGTTTGGGACTGTGCTACTGagacatatttttgtgaaaaatgttACACATCCCAATGGAGCTCTGCAAATGCCGCATGCAAAAAGCAGACTAgtgcaaaaaaactaatacaaagcTTACAACACGTAAACATCTAGTTATTCATTATACTAAAATTAAACGTAACTTTTACAACTAGGCCTAATTTTTTAACTACATGATTAAACTGCGTTTTGATGAAAAAATAATCTTCATAAAAAGCAAATTGGGTCATGTTTCATTGCAGTCAAATGTGTGCTTAATGTTTGGCCAAAACAATGGATTtatatttctgtaattacattatttatctttttttcaatTTCATGAAATGATTTGAATGAATGAAGGATTTGTATAGCACTTCATTGTGTATAGCTGCacacccaaagcactttacaatcatAAGCGGGGTCTAGTGGCAGTTTACCTCATTTACTtcagaaaagtatatttttttcctgAGAAATAATGGTGGCTATGTTTAACCCTTACGACCCCTAATCGTAATTGAAAGATGTTAACCCCGGCTGGCCTGTTTAGCCATTCTGAATGGCATAACTGAACAAAAGTAAACTGGCCCCCTACAAGCTGGGGCCAATGGGTTGCCAGCCCAATAAGCCCAATGGTAAATCCGGATGGTCCATGCTGAATAGCTATATTCATCAAAAGCCAATTATTCAAACAATACTACTGTAGTCTTTAATTGTACCATGGTACTATATGATggcaaaataatgaaaatgaattgtgAGGTATACTAAGGCATGAAATAAAgtggttttaaatgtaaaataggtGTTAAACAGTTCAGTTTCTCTGAATTGAGGAAACTACGCGTAATCTGTGATCAATTAAAAATAATCCTTCCTGGAAGTGCGTTTAATTTTTTAATTGCGCTGTTTAATTGACTTTAAATGACCTATACTGAACAGAATGAGTTGACCCGCTAAAATGACGTGCACTGTGACGTCTGTTCCGCCTTCCGCCTCGAGGTTGTGTTTACAGTCAGATTTGGCGGGAGAGGATTAGACGATCCGCTTTCGGTTTAGATTACGTTCGGTAAGAGCCGCGTGTGTCAATGGCGGCGACAGCGCCTGCAGCTCCCGCGGAGCCGGAGTTGGACCGCAGCGGAGCTGAGGACGAGCCCCGAGGCACCGAGCCCGAGGAGGACGGGGGAAACGGGCAAGCTGGGCCCACTGCGGGCGCGCAGCAGCAGCACCGCCTCGCCAAGTTACCGCTGTCCCGCATCAAAGCTCTGATGAAAGCCGATCCGGACGTGAGTCTGGCCAGTCAAGAGTCCGTGTTCATCATAGCTAAAGCCACGGTGAGATACACACACATTCACGCGCTGGATTCATCTCTCTTCCGTCACTTCCTCTGTCTCCCGAGTTTAAGTTCTGCCTGCTCTTTATGTCAAATACCATTTTACTTCTGTTTATATCTCTCTGTCTACAGGGCTCAATTTATTGGGATTTTATTTTCCCTGCGTTAATGTTCACTGGCCCCACCACAAACAAATgatcaatgtttatttttaatgtatttttttatatatattttctataggTAAAATTGGGATATCTTCATctacagttttgtttttattttttctgtgaacATAATAATGTGATCGCTTTTTCTGAAATACtaaattttcaaaaacattttctgtataaagacttatatttacaaaaaaagtaataataatgattcCTGATTGGTAGGTTATTGGTTTGCCATTTTTGCAATTTCAATAAAACCATTTGTTTGCCAGCTAgataacatgattttgatgacaAACCAACAGATTTTGCAACAACAGCATAGAATGGATCACAGAAAACCAAACTGTTATGTTTTCAAGGCATAAAAATGCATGTGCAAAATCAATGAATgtaagatatttatttttctctctctccttttgcATGTCAGTTTTAGATCGGTCTATTCATGGTTTTGTTTGTCTGGTTGCATTTGTggttgtaaaatgtttataacAAATATCAGCAACTAATAACATGtctgagagaggaggagagatgtattaaaaacatttaatactaGTTTGTCTGGGTTTGTAGCATGCATGGATACAGCGCTTGTCTGTATGGATATTCTGAACCACAGTTCAAACTAGGGTAGATCTGTTGATGATATGTTAACCTTGAAGG
The genomic region above belongs to Carassius gibelio isolate Cgi1373 ecotype wild population from Czech Republic chromosome A11, carGib1.2-hapl.c, whole genome shotgun sequence and contains:
- the LOC128022551 gene encoding DNA polymerase epsilon subunit 4-like, encoding MAATAPAAPAEPELDRSGAEDEPRGTEPEEDGGNGQAGPTAGAQQQHRLAKLPLSRIKALMKADPDVSLASQESVFIIAKATELFVEMIAKDALVYAQQGKRKTLQRKDLDNAIEAIDEFAFLEGTLD